In the genome of Cupriavidus malaysiensis, one region contains:
- a CDS encoding cold-shock protein has product METGTVKWFNDSKGFGFITPDAGGNDLFAHFSEIQGSGFKSLQEGQKVRYVAGVGQKGPAATKIEAI; this is encoded by the coding sequence ATGGAAACCGGTACCGTCAAGTGGTTCAATGACTCCAAGGGCTTCGGCTTCATCACGCCCGACGCAGGTGGCAACGACCTGTTCGCGCACTTCTCGGAAATCCAAGGCAGCGGCTTCAAGTCGCTCCAGGAAGGCCAGAAGGTCCGCTACGTGGCCGGCGTAGGCCAGAAGGGCCCGGCAGCGACCAAGATCGAAGCGATCTGA
- a CDS encoding S1C family serine protease — translation MNILLHKGWRAACLGAAWLALAAPAAQAMAPDQFFKKTAPSVWRVLTYDADGIQFARGSAVVIGKETLLTNCHVLAKAKRFVIKQDNISYEGKLQYLDVERDLCQITVRNLNAPAVPLGDSDKLVVGQHVYTLGNPENLELTLSEGLVSALRQDEESGLKLIQTSAPFSMGSSGGGLFDEEGRLIGITTLIHRRGQNLNFAMPINYLRELPARSAAALARRSAALAAGAGSSPVAAQGRAPVGDRPGGRPAPAASGYAEVNDIDKLLQVAPRARAGYESFLSKPQPRAFAIAENGGWWISYGIKPKDPAADPDPAVRAVPDCETFHRRRCTLYAIDNVVVYKPEKQ, via the coding sequence ATGAACATCTTGCTCCACAAGGGATGGCGCGCCGCATGCCTGGGCGCGGCCTGGCTCGCGCTGGCGGCCCCGGCCGCGCAGGCCATGGCGCCTGACCAGTTCTTCAAGAAGACGGCGCCCAGCGTCTGGCGTGTGCTCACCTACGACGCCGACGGCATCCAGTTCGCGCGCGGCAGCGCGGTGGTGATCGGCAAGGAGACCCTGCTGACGAACTGCCACGTGCTGGCCAAGGCGAAGCGCTTCGTCATCAAGCAGGACAACATCAGCTACGAAGGCAAGCTGCAGTACCTCGATGTCGAGCGCGATCTCTGCCAGATCACGGTGCGCAACCTGAACGCACCGGCCGTGCCCCTGGGCGACAGCGACAAGCTGGTGGTGGGCCAGCACGTCTACACGCTCGGCAATCCGGAGAATCTCGAACTGACCTTGAGCGAAGGCCTGGTCTCCGCCTTGCGCCAGGATGAGGAATCCGGCCTGAAGCTGATCCAGACTTCCGCGCCGTTCTCGATGGGGTCGAGCGGCGGCGGCCTGTTCGATGAAGAAGGACGCCTGATCGGCATCACGACCCTGATCCATCGGCGCGGGCAGAACCTGAACTTCGCCATGCCCATCAACTACCTGCGGGAACTGCCTGCGCGCAGTGCCGCCGCACTGGCCAGGCGCTCGGCCGCGCTCGCGGCCGGGGCCGGGTCCAGTCCGGTAGCGGCACAGGGCCGTGCCCCCGTGGGCGACAGGCCCGGCGGACGCCCGGCACCTGCCGCTTCCGGCTATGCCGAAGTGAACGACATCGACAAGCTGCTGCAGGTCGCTCCGCGCGCCCGTGCCGGCTACGAGAGCTTCCTGAGCAAGCCGCAGCCGCGCGCCTTCGCCATCGCGGAGAACGGCGGCTGGTGGATCTCCTATGGCATCAAGCCGAAGGACCCCGCCGCCGACCCGGATCCCGCCGTCCGCGCCGTGCCCGACTGCGAGACATTCCATCGGCGCCGGTGCACCCTGTACGCCATCGACAATGTCGTGGTGTACAAGCCGGAAAAGCAATGA
- a CDS encoding TetR/AcrR family transcriptional regulator has protein sequence MTAPASAAPATPATPDAQATPAKNRRGLETRQRVIALTKGLIAEHGYAEVTLDQISAAASVAKSSLLWHFGSKEMLLAEAAISLFREIEGEMQARAPAGRSQAERLDNLFDRVADYFTRHPETKGVVLALLFSGSVPEAVREHIRAGWDGHVRALVEALGTPERPLPPEMARLLLAVFHGCYCHWYANGRGEPIAAYLAPARELMRQWLTAPAGAAPAAGAAAIEPGAAAARRRRS, from the coding sequence ATGACTGCCCCAGCCTCCGCCGCGCCCGCCACTCCGGCCACGCCAGACGCCCAGGCCACGCCGGCCAAGAACCGCCGCGGCCTGGAGACACGCCAGCGCGTCATCGCACTGACCAAGGGCCTGATCGCCGAACACGGCTATGCCGAAGTCACGCTGGACCAGATCTCGGCCGCTGCCAGCGTGGCCAAGAGCAGCCTGCTATGGCATTTCGGCAGCAAGGAAATGCTGCTGGCGGAGGCAGCCATCAGCCTGTTCCGGGAAATCGAAGGGGAGATGCAGGCGCGCGCCCCGGCCGGCCGGAGCCAGGCCGAGCGCCTCGACAATCTGTTCGATCGCGTCGCCGACTATTTCACGCGCCACCCCGAGACCAAGGGCGTGGTGCTGGCACTGCTGTTCTCAGGCAGCGTTCCCGAGGCCGTGCGCGAACACATCCGCGCGGGTTGGGACGGGCATGTGCGCGCGCTGGTGGAGGCGCTGGGCACGCCGGAGCGGCCGCTGCCACCGGAGATGGCGCGGCTGCTGCTGGCGGTGTTCCATGGGTGCTATTGCCATTGGTATGCCAACGGGCGCGGCGAGCCGATCGCAGCCTACCTGGCGCCGGCGCGCGAGCTGATGCGGCAGTGGCTCACGGCGCCCGCTGGCGCAGCGCCGGCGGCAGGGGCAGCGGCGATCGAGCCCGGCGCCGCTGCGGCTCGCCGCAGGCGGTCTTGA
- a CDS encoding isochorismatase, with product MNQSITPFTVSVYPIQQEPGIWFANYVISEYRNGVEQVVANVSMRHATHRSEARAKQAARSAGERAAAHLRARQLRGAKAGGLRLPGGKSPR from the coding sequence TTGAATCAGAGCATCACCCCGTTCACCGTTTCGGTGTACCCCATTCAGCAAGAACCCGGCATCTGGTTCGCGAACTACGTCATTTCCGAGTACCGCAATGGTGTCGAGCAAGTCGTCGCCAATGTTTCGATGCGGCACGCCACGCACCGTTCGGAAGCCCGTGCCAAGCAGGCCGCGCGCAGCGCCGGCGAACGCGCCGCGGCGCATCTGCGTGCGCGCCAGTTGCGCGGCGCCAAGGCCGGCGGCCTTCGGCTGCCCGGCGGCAAGTCCCCGCGCTGA
- a CDS encoding DNA-binding transcriptional regulator → MPATPVKRTVRHSPYANVRGLSRGLAVLRALNRMESGRATAQQLSEAAGLHRTTVRRLLETLIEEGLVWRSESDDSYRLTLQVRALSEGFTDDEWISTLAAPLMGELLQRVVWPSDLATPDGDAMIIRETTHRFSPLSFHRAMVGRRLPILLTSAGRAYFAFCSDAERDSVLKVLRAGGGGPEQAALAHDEAFLRRLVQRVRDDGFATNRSDWTEQRKIGALAVPVRHGERVLGSLNVVYLAAALGAKEAVERFAAPLQEVAARIEAALAGRAA, encoded by the coding sequence ATGCCAGCCACCCCGGTAAAGCGCACGGTCCGACACTCGCCCTATGCCAACGTACGCGGCCTGTCACGCGGCCTGGCCGTGCTGCGGGCGCTCAACCGCATGGAAAGCGGCCGCGCCACCGCGCAGCAGCTCAGCGAGGCCGCCGGCCTGCACCGCACCACGGTGCGCCGCCTGCTGGAGACACTGATCGAAGAGGGACTGGTGTGGCGCAGCGAGTCCGACGACAGCTACCGCCTGACGCTGCAGGTACGCGCGCTCAGCGAGGGCTTCACCGACGACGAATGGATCTCCACGCTGGCCGCGCCGCTGATGGGCGAACTGCTGCAGCGCGTGGTCTGGCCCTCCGACCTGGCCACGCCCGACGGCGACGCCATGATCATCCGCGAGACCACCCACCGCTTCAGCCCGCTCTCCTTCCACCGCGCCATGGTCGGGCGCCGCCTGCCGATCCTGCTGACCTCGGCGGGACGGGCCTATTTCGCCTTCTGCAGCGACGCCGAGCGTGACAGCGTGCTCAAGGTGCTGCGCGCCGGCGGCGGCGGCCCCGAGCAGGCCGCGCTGGCCCATGACGAAGCCTTCCTGCGCCGCCTGGTCCAGCGCGTGCGCGACGACGGCTTCGCCACCAACCGCAGCGACTGGACCGAACAGCGCAAGATCGGCGCGCTGGCGGTACCGGTGCGGCACGGCGAGCGCGTGCTGGGCAGCCTCAACGTGGTCTACCTGGCCGCCGCGCTCGGCGCCAAGGAGGCCGTGGAACGCTTTGCCGCGCCCTTGCAGGAAGTGGCGGCGCGGATCGAGGCGGCCCTGGCCGGCAGGGCGGCCTAG
- a CDS encoding bifunctional 3-(3-hydroxy-phenyl)propionate/3-hydroxycinnamic acid hydroxylase has protein sequence MNPAFDKDKAAGDGRPHDLRADVAIIGAGPVGLMIANILGLQGVSVVLLEKLEQIIDYPRAIGLDDEALRVFQSVGLADALLPHTTPNHWMRFVTPGGRCFASIEPRTDEYGWPRRNAFIQPLADRVLYEGLARFPHVQVLFGQAVGGFTQDADGVTIDSADEAGRPVRVRAAYLVGADGGNSFVRRALDMPFEGRTKPNQWIVVDVRNDPIGTPHIYMHCDPERPYVSAALPHGIRRFEFMVMPGETEEELSRPENMAALIRKLVPEPDKVDYIRKRVYTHNARLARSFRAGRVLLAGDAAHIMPVWQGQGYNSGIRDAANLGWKLAMVAKGQAGDRLLDSYTQERRAHARSMIHLSEVAGDIFAPASRGAARLRDAFTRVMNAFPSAKRYFVEMRFKPMPRYEQGVVLLPGVPERETRPGFLARRLERAGNSALGRLLGLMSEKRESLVGRLVHGPDPLGASPVGRMFLQPLVRCEDGRIARLDDVIGNRFAVLSWGMDPTFGLSAPAREAWQRLGACFVIAKPDPQLEFRDDVPDGVLAVGDVHGRLKDWFGGQPDSVVVLRPDRFVAATCSPQDVSRAILGVADKLALPVAAGVAAAPAGPAQPAPQPGRAADAGGPALARVAGA, from the coding sequence ATGAACCCCGCCTTCGACAAGGACAAGGCGGCCGGAGACGGCCGTCCCCACGACCTGCGCGCGGACGTCGCCATCATCGGCGCCGGCCCCGTGGGCCTGATGATCGCCAACATCCTCGGCCTGCAGGGCGTGAGCGTCGTGCTGCTGGAGAAGCTCGAGCAGATCATCGACTACCCGCGCGCGATCGGCCTCGACGACGAGGCGCTGCGCGTATTCCAGTCGGTCGGCCTGGCCGACGCGCTGCTGCCGCACACCACGCCGAACCACTGGATGCGCTTCGTCACGCCGGGCGGGCGCTGCTTCGCCTCGATCGAGCCGCGCACCGACGAGTACGGCTGGCCGCGCCGCAACGCCTTCATCCAGCCACTGGCGGACCGTGTGCTCTACGAAGGGCTGGCGCGCTTCCCCCACGTGCAGGTGCTGTTCGGCCAGGCAGTCGGCGGCTTCACCCAGGATGCCGACGGCGTCACCATCGATTCGGCCGACGAGGCCGGCCGGCCGGTGCGCGTGCGCGCGGCCTACCTGGTCGGCGCCGACGGCGGCAACAGCTTCGTGCGCCGCGCGCTGGACATGCCCTTCGAGGGCCGCACCAAGCCCAACCAGTGGATCGTGGTGGACGTGCGCAACGATCCCATCGGCACGCCCCACATCTATATGCACTGCGACCCGGAGCGCCCCTATGTGTCGGCCGCGCTGCCGCACGGCATCCGCCGCTTCGAGTTCATGGTGATGCCCGGCGAGACCGAGGAAGAACTGTCGCGGCCGGAGAACATGGCGGCGCTGATCCGCAAGCTGGTGCCGGAGCCGGACAAGGTCGACTACATCCGCAAGCGCGTCTACACCCACAACGCGCGGCTGGCGCGCAGCTTCCGCGCCGGGCGCGTGCTGCTGGCGGGGGATGCCGCCCACATCATGCCGGTGTGGCAGGGGCAGGGCTACAACAGCGGCATCCGCGACGCGGCCAACCTGGGCTGGAAGCTGGCCATGGTGGCCAAGGGCCAGGCCGGCGACCGCCTGCTCGACAGCTACACGCAGGAGCGGCGCGCCCATGCCCGCTCGATGATCCACCTGTCCGAGGTGGCGGGCGACATCTTCGCGCCGGCCAGCCGTGGCGCGGCGCGCCTGCGCGACGCCTTCACGCGGGTGATGAACGCCTTCCCGTCGGCCAAGCGCTACTTCGTCGAGATGCGCTTCAAACCGATGCCGCGCTATGAGCAGGGCGTGGTGCTGCTGCCCGGGGTGCCCGAGCGCGAGACCCGGCCCGGCTTCCTCGCGCGGCGCCTGGAGCGAGCCGGCAACTCGGCGCTCGGCCGCCTGCTGGGCTTGATGAGCGAGAAGCGCGAATCGCTGGTGGGGCGCCTGGTGCACGGGCCCGATCCGCTCGGTGCCTCGCCGGTGGGGCGCATGTTCCTGCAGCCGCTGGTGCGCTGCGAGGACGGCCGCATCGCGCGCCTGGACGACGTGATCGGCAACCGCTTCGCCGTGCTGAGCTGGGGCATGGACCCGACCTTCGGGCTCAGCGCCCCGGCGCGCGAGGCGTGGCAGCGGCTGGGGGCCTGCTTCGTCATCGCCAAGCCCGACCCGCAACTGGAATTCCGCGACGACGTGCCGGACGGCGTGCTGGCAGTGGGCGATGTGCATGGCCGCCTGAAGGACTGGTTCGGCGGCCAGCCCGACTCGGTGGTGGTGCTGCGTCCGGACCGTTTCGTGGCCGCGACCTGCTCGCCGCAGGATGTCTCGCGCGCCATCCTCGGCGTGGCGGACAAGCTGGCGCTGCCCGTCGCCGCAGGCGTGGCCGCAGCCCCGGCAGGCCCGGCGCAGCCGGCGCCGCAGCCGGGCCGCGCGGCGGATGCCGGCGGGCCGGCCCTGGCACGCGTGGCGGGAGCCTGA
- a CDS encoding chromate resistance protein ChrB domain-containing protein, with product MKPAPAPAGADWRLLVISLPTTAATARMRCWRAIKALGGAALRDGVYLLPNRPELLQPLQAIADDAAAQDGKVWLLPVLAMPEEADYQALFDRSAEYAAWTDELAAARAAMASLGEAELLRLARRLGRGYDAIRRIDFFPGELASIAEAKWRDFNAAIDAVLSPGEPRGAARGIIARRDPAQYQGRRWATRRHLWVDRVACAWLIQRFIDPHATFLWLDDVRQCPADALGFDFDGATFTHFEDRVSFEVLLASFGLEEDKGLSKLAQLVHVLDVGGAPVAEASGFEAVLTGARQRLPDDDALLQEMSAVLESLYTHYAGAARRKR from the coding sequence ATGAAACCCGCTCCTGCTCCGGCCGGCGCCGACTGGCGGCTCCTGGTCATCAGCCTGCCGACGACCGCGGCCACCGCCCGCATGCGATGCTGGCGTGCCATCAAAGCGCTGGGTGGCGCCGCCCTGCGCGATGGCGTCTACCTGCTGCCCAACCGGCCCGAACTGCTTCAGCCCTTGCAGGCCATCGCCGACGATGCGGCGGCCCAGGATGGCAAGGTGTGGCTGCTGCCGGTGCTGGCCATGCCGGAAGAGGCCGACTACCAGGCGCTGTTCGACCGGTCGGCCGAATACGCGGCGTGGACAGACGAACTGGCGGCGGCACGCGCGGCCATGGCGAGCCTTGGCGAGGCCGAGCTGCTGCGCTTGGCACGCCGTCTCGGGCGGGGCTACGACGCGATCCGGCGCATCGACTTCTTCCCCGGCGAACTCGCATCCATTGCCGAAGCGAAGTGGCGCGACTTCAATGCCGCGATCGATGCGGTGTTGTCGCCAGGCGAACCGCGTGGTGCCGCGCGGGGCATCATCGCGCGGCGCGACCCCGCGCAGTACCAGGGGCGCCGCTGGGCCACCCGCAGGCATCTCTGGGTCGACCGGGTGGCGTGCGCCTGGCTGATCCAGCGCTTCATCGATCCCCATGCGACCTTCCTGTGGCTCGACGACGTGCGGCAGTGCCCGGCAGACGCCCTGGGTTTCGACTTCGACGGCGCGACGTTCACGCACTTCGAAGACCGCGTGTCGTTCGAGGTCCTGCTGGCCAGCTTCGGGCTGGAGGAAGACAAGGGGCTGTCGAAGCTGGCGCAATTGGTGCACGTGCTGGACGTCGGCGGCGCGCCGGTCGCCGAGGCGAGCGGGTTCGAGGCTGTGCTGACCGGTGCGCGCCAACGCCTGCCGGATGACGACGCCCTCTTGCAGGAAATGAGCGCGGTGCTGGAGTCCCTCTACACCCACTATGCCGGCGCGGCCCGGCGCAAGCGATAG
- a CDS encoding alkyl/aryl-sulfatase, which translates to MLRKPAALAAALTLLSGAAGMPPALAADAAATPGDATAATRQANEAVLQQLPFNDRQDYEDAQRGWLGTLADSEIRNAQGRVVWNLSDYAFLRADAAPATVNPSLWRQAQLNLKHGLFRVTDRIYQVRGFDLSNMTLIEGDTGLILIDPLLTAETAHAALELYYQHRPRKPVVAVIYTHSHVDHFGGVKGVIREEDVKAGRVKVLAPEGFMEEAVSENIYAGNAMSRRAQYMYGALLPKGPTGQVDAGLGKTVSLGTVTLIAPTDLVRKSGETRTIDGVQIEFQMAPGTEAPAEMLMYFPQWKALCAAEDATHNLHNLYTIRGAQVRDANQWWRALDATLDRYGDRTEVLFAQHHWPKWGQQNIDAFLGRQRDAYKFIHDQSLRLANQGYTMTEIGERVKLPPALAGQWDLRDYYGTVNHNAKAVYQRYLGWYSGNPADLHPLPPEAAAKRYVQYMGGADKVLAQARESYAQGDYRWVAEVVKHVVFADPDNQAARKLEADALEQLGYQAESASWRSAYLMGARELRNGVQRLASTQSASPDMVQAMTDPMFLDYLAVRLNGERAAGRTLKINWVQPDTGKRYALTVENAVFRYKADQQHADAQATLTVPRAVLIGALLGQTTLREAVGAGRAKIEGDPAVLQAWMGMLDNFDPQFEIVAP; encoded by the coding sequence ATGCTTCGCAAGCCCGCCGCGCTGGCCGCGGCCCTGACCTTGCTGTCCGGCGCCGCCGGCATGCCCCCGGCGCTGGCGGCCGACGCGGCCGCCACGCCTGGCGATGCCACCGCCGCCACCCGCCAGGCCAACGAGGCCGTGCTGCAGCAGCTGCCTTTCAATGACCGCCAGGACTACGAGGATGCCCAGCGCGGCTGGCTGGGCACGCTGGCCGATAGTGAAATCCGCAACGCGCAGGGCCGGGTGGTGTGGAACCTGAGCGACTATGCCTTCCTGCGCGCCGATGCCGCGCCGGCCACGGTCAACCCCAGCCTGTGGCGCCAGGCCCAGCTCAACCTCAAGCACGGCCTGTTCCGCGTCACCGATCGCATCTACCAGGTGCGCGGCTTCGATCTCTCCAACATGACGCTGATCGAGGGCGACACCGGCCTGATCCTCATCGATCCGCTGCTGACCGCGGAGACGGCGCACGCTGCGCTCGAGCTGTACTACCAGCACCGGCCCAGGAAGCCGGTGGTGGCGGTGATCTACACGCACAGCCACGTCGACCACTTCGGCGGCGTCAAGGGCGTGATCCGCGAGGAAGACGTCAAGGCGGGCCGCGTCAAGGTGCTGGCGCCCGAGGGCTTCATGGAGGAAGCCGTCAGCGAGAACATCTACGCCGGCAATGCCATGAGCCGCCGCGCCCAGTACATGTACGGCGCGCTGCTGCCCAAGGGGCCGACGGGACAGGTCGACGCCGGCCTGGGCAAGACGGTCTCGCTCGGTACCGTGACGCTGATCGCGCCCACCGACCTGGTGCGCAAGAGCGGCGAGACGCGCACCATCGACGGCGTGCAGATCGAGTTCCAGATGGCGCCGGGTACCGAGGCGCCGGCCGAGATGCTGATGTACTTCCCGCAGTGGAAGGCACTGTGCGCGGCCGAGGACGCCACCCATAACCTGCACAACCTGTACACCATCCGCGGCGCCCAGGTGCGCGACGCCAACCAGTGGTGGCGCGCGCTCGATGCCACGCTGGACCGCTACGGCGACCGCACCGAGGTACTGTTCGCGCAGCACCACTGGCCGAAGTGGGGGCAGCAGAACATCGACGCCTTCCTCGGCCGCCAGCGCGATGCCTACAAGTTCATCCACGACCAGTCGCTGCGCCTGGCCAACCAGGGCTACACCATGACCGAGATCGGCGAAAGGGTGAAGCTGCCACCGGCGCTGGCCGGCCAGTGGGACCTGCGCGATTACTACGGCACCGTCAACCATAATGCCAAGGCGGTCTACCAGCGCTACCTGGGCTGGTACAGCGGCAACCCGGCCGACCTGCACCCGCTGCCGCCCGAGGCAGCGGCCAAGCGCTACGTGCAGTACATGGGCGGCGCCGACAAGGTGCTGGCGCAGGCGCGCGAATCCTATGCCCAGGGCGACTACCGCTGGGTGGCGGAGGTGGTCAAGCACGTGGTGTTCGCCGACCCGGACAACCAGGCCGCGCGCAAGCTCGAGGCCGACGCGCTGGAGCAGCTCGGCTACCAGGCCGAGTCGGCCAGCTGGCGCAGCGCCTACCTGATGGGCGCGCGCGAACTGCGCAACGGCGTGCAGCGCCTCGCCTCGACGCAGTCGGCCAGCCCGGACATGGTGCAGGCGATGACCGACCCGATGTTCCTCGACTACCTGGCGGTGCGCCTGAACGGCGAGCGCGCCGCCGGCCGCACGCTCAAGATCAACTGGGTCCAGCCCGATACCGGCAAGCGCTATGCGCTCACGGTGGAGAACGCGGTGTTCCGCTACAAGGCCGACCAGCAGCATGCCGATGCCCAGGCCACGCTGACCGTGCCGCGTGCCGTGCTGATCGGCGCGCTGCTGGGCCAGACCACCTTGCGCGAGGCGGTCGGCGCCGGGCGCGCGAAGATCGAAGGCGACCCGGCCGTGCTGCAGGCCTGGATGGGGATGCTGGACAACTTCGATCCGCAGTTCGAGATCGTGGCGCCCTAG
- a CDS encoding translation initiation factor 1 has translation MPNSEEWEVQHLTSTGWVAGSYRHIPWLEVEVDAPQSGVLTVRRHITAIYAGPSRITEDRTPHTEDIGLIESLLAQFGNPTFSI, from the coding sequence ATGCCGAACAGCGAAGAGTGGGAAGTGCAGCATCTGACTTCGACCGGCTGGGTTGCCGGCAGTTACCGGCACATACCTTGGTTGGAGGTCGAGGTCGATGCGCCGCAGTCTGGTGTGCTGACCGTGCGCCGGCACATCACCGCGATCTACGCGGGGCCTTCCCGCATCACCGAAGACCGCACGCCGCATACCGAGGACATCGGCTTGATCGAGTCCCTGCTGGCGCAGTTCGGCAACCCGACGTTCAGCATCTAG